One window of Desulfovulcanus ferrireducens genomic DNA carries:
- a CDS encoding SurA N-terminal domain-containing protein gives MLKKSGFYFCLFLCLFIKPVFAEEIIDRIVAIVNGEIITLFELNERVKPYLERFKGKELGPAEKQAIRELKKQLLDQMINDILLRQEAEKYKIEVSDMEIENFIRQFKQRNNLTEEQFLNQLKLQGLTREDYKRQVRNNIIKHRLIGAMVKRKVVVTQEEIERYYNEHKQDFDTEKKVHLKLILLPTLEEAKQIRNKIMAGEMTFEQAAKKFSQGPSAESGGDLGFVNWKDLAKEWKQAIKGLKQGEITSVFSLNNKGAILKVEESLSGQPKPLKEVEDEIRKIIYQPRLEERFREYMRSLREKAVIDIRI, from the coding sequence ATGCTTAAGAAAAGTGGTTTTTATTTTTGTCTTTTTTTGTGTCTCTTTATTAAACCAGTTTTTGCAGAAGAAATAATAGATCGTATTGTGGCTATAGTGAACGGGGAGATAATTACCCTGTTTGAACTTAATGAGCGGGTTAAACCTTACTTGGAAAGGTTTAAAGGCAAAGAATTAGGTCCGGCAGAAAAGCAGGCTATAAGGGAACTGAAAAAGCAGCTTTTGGACCAGATGATCAATGATATACTTCTCAGGCAGGAAGCAGAAAAGTACAAGATTGAAGTCTCTGATATGGAGATTGAGAATTTTATCCGTCAGTTTAAGCAAAGAAACAATTTAACAGAAGAACAATTTCTAAACCAACTTAAATTGCAGGGTTTGACCAGGGAAGATTATAAAAGGCAGGTTCGCAATAATATCATTAAACACCGTCTTATCGGGGCCATGGTCAAACGGAAGGTGGTGGTTACGCAGGAAGAAATCGAAAGGTATTATAATGAGCACAAACAAGATTTTGACACTGAGAAGAAAGTCCACCTAAAGCTCATTTTGCTCCCGACCTTGGAAGAGGCAAAACAGATCAGGAACAAAATAATGGCCGGGGAAATGACTTTTGAGCAGGCAGCGAAAAAATTTTCTCAGGGCCCAAGCGCAGAAAGCGGTGGTGATCTTGGTTTTGTTAATTGGAAAGATCTGGCTAAAGAATGGAAACAGGCTATTAAGGGATTAAAACAAGGGGAGATAACTTCAGTCTTTAGCTTAAACAATAAGGGTGCAATTCTCAAAGTAGAAGAATCTTTATCAGGACAGCCAAAACCTTTAAAGGAAGTGGAAGATGAGATTCGGAAAATTATCTATCAACCCAGACTGGAGGAACGCTTTAGAGAGTACATGCGTAGTTTAAGAGAAAAGGCTGTTATTGATAT
- a CDS encoding peptidylprolyl isomerase has protein sequence MVRKFNFIFLYLLLTLLLWFNMACNNSGQEPGVVALVNGSPIYLHQLEANYDFLHLEWGETLPPSVEHLQQEYGQILTNLILYKLVEQELAVRGLEVTDKELKAREEEVRQDYPPDEFEKILIEEYIDLNYWREQLRLRISWEKFIQEVLRPRVKIDFQEVQDYYQKNLSEFYLPERIKFLVFSSPDQGKIKKALISYKKKTEVEELRKKFPDMIIHEYFMRVDQLPMIWAGEIKKLKPGECSKIKNDKKSFYFLVVLKKEQASLLEPFQAYSIIEEKLIQEKIRRLFLEWVEDTLQKAEIKINVMLLKKKESDNVREEN, from the coding sequence ATGGTAAGGAAATTCAACTTTATTTTTTTATATTTGCTCCTCACATTACTTCTGTGGTTTAATATGGCTTGTAATAACAGTGGCCAGGAACCAGGAGTTGTGGCTTTGGTTAATGGGAGTCCTATTTATCTCCACCAATTGGAGGCCAACTATGATTTTTTACACCTGGAGTGGGGGGAAACTCTGCCTCCAAGTGTAGAGCATTTGCAGCAGGAATATGGTCAAATTCTGACAAACCTTATTTTGTATAAATTAGTTGAACAAGAGTTAGCGGTCAGGGGGCTGGAGGTTACTGATAAAGAACTAAAAGCCAGAGAAGAAGAGGTGCGTCAGGATTACCCTCCGGATGAGTTTGAAAAAATACTTATTGAAGAGTACATTGATTTAAATTATTGGCGGGAGCAACTTAGACTCAGAATTTCCTGGGAAAAATTTATTCAAGAAGTTTTAAGACCCAGGGTAAAAATAGATTTTCAGGAAGTTCAAGATTACTACCAAAAAAATTTATCCGAATTTTATCTTCCTGAACGAATAAAATTTTTAGTTTTTTCTTCTCCTGATCAGGGAAAGATAAAAAAAGCTTTAATTAGTTATAAAAAGAAAACTGAAGTAGAAGAGTTACGCAAAAAATTTCCTGATATGATTATTCATGAATACTTTATGCGTGTTGATCAATTGCCCATGATTTGGGCCGGTGAAATTAAAAAACTAAAGCCAGGTGAATGTAGTAAGATAAAAAACGATAAAAAAAGTTTTTATTTTCTTGTTGTCTTAAAAAAAGAACAGGCCAGTCTTTTGGAGCCTTTTCAGGCTTATTCAATTATTGAAGAAAAATTAATCCAGGAAAAAATACGTAGGTTATTTTTGGAGTGGGTAGAAGATACTTTGCAAAAGGCTGAAATTAAAATCAATGTAATGTTATTGAAGAAAAAAGAAAGTGATAATGTCAGGGAGGAGAATTAA
- the mfd gene encoding transcription-repair coupling factor, with amino-acid sequence MLEIHLKKILDRLNGGDICRIFKSGPATHIYLAYYLLSQGKDVALVLPSSTDLPQYKAIINLLATKKEDAIANFWEQAWVFFPDFIPEKDSKQVWAQRWSALFNLTNKNTPKAIVSSVDNFLALFPPKEVVENSFLYLAAGEEYPLEKLLEKLITWGYERVSMVSSQGKISRRGDILDVYTPGYVHPVRIEFFGDFIENIRLFEPISQRSKQELQETLILPVAPDLMEEAYKQEAKKKIEKLWVTGEISKEQKFTFFSALEENNHSFLPGLYYEKPATLEHFLTDKTYFLLVDGANFRSRLDEAYWSWQEWADTVELPLREIVHAPAHVHTVWEKRPRVFFDSLVMGQKTEQAYIELPEKKVTSFFDLFWKPEHKARPWSALLQALKEWKETYNQVILSFHNQKSRQKFLQLIAEEKIFPVTNYTPQKKGLFALVSNLSQGMVLEWNHILILAEDVLQPDKGQRPKRRAVDFKGLTSFEEIAENDLLVHRDYGLARFGGLKRIKVGSVANDYLLLLYAGGDKLYLPVDRLNLVQKYKGPEGISPGLDKLGGSGWQKTKDRVRKAIAKIARDLVNMYAYRKVAKGFSYGAPSELYFEFEASFGFDETPDQEKAIKEVLADMERPEPMDRLVCGDVGFGKTEVAMRAAFRAVIDGKQVALLCPTTVLAEQHYQNFRQRMEDFGVKVAMLSRFVPKARQKLIVQAAKRGEIDILIGTHRLLSGDVFLPKLSLLILDEEQRFGVKHKEKLKKLRQNIDVLTLTATPIPRTLQLSLSGIRTLSVIETPPAERKPVQTAIIERDPKFLKEVLLRELERGGQVFWVYNRVQGLDQVVNFVSQLAPEARVAKAHGQMPEKDLEETMHRFWHQEVDILVCTSIIESGLDFPKANTLIVDQAQLFGLGQLYQLRGRVGRSGEQAYAYFIVPALDRLSEQARKRMQIILEMDYLGAGFQIAMQDLRLRGAGNILGEAQSGHIGKVGLDLFLEMLDEEVRKLKGESRIREVEPELNIGFTAHIPEEYIIDSSERLKYYKMLSSCTTERDFDEIKAEIRDRFGKIPAELETFIQVLKVKQKLSLLGIIRAELFEQKLVLSWPEDMQKINPLALVKWIEENQKVARLLPPAKLELRLRSDQSIAEALDTAATKLDELVSLINE; translated from the coding sequence TTGTTGGAAATTCATTTAAAGAAAATATTGGATAGATTAAACGGTGGTGATATTTGCCGGATATTTAAGTCCGGGCCGGCCACTCATATTTATTTGGCCTATTATCTTTTGAGTCAGGGTAAAGATGTTGCTCTTGTTTTACCTTCAAGTACTGATTTGCCCCAGTATAAAGCCATAATTAATTTACTTGCTACTAAAAAAGAAGACGCTATTGCTAATTTTTGGGAACAGGCCTGGGTATTTTTTCCGGATTTTATTCCGGAAAAAGATTCCAAACAGGTTTGGGCCCAGAGATGGTCGGCTTTATTCAATCTGACCAATAAAAACACGCCTAAAGCTATAGTTTCATCTGTGGATAACTTCCTGGCTCTTTTTCCTCCTAAGGAAGTAGTTGAAAATAGTTTTTTGTATTTAGCTGCTGGCGAAGAGTACCCTTTAGAGAAATTATTGGAGAAACTGATCACCTGGGGATATGAGCGGGTTTCCATGGTTAGCAGTCAAGGAAAAATTTCCCGGCGGGGAGACATACTTGATGTCTATACCCCTGGGTATGTTCATCCGGTTCGTATAGAATTTTTTGGCGATTTTATTGAAAATATACGTTTATTTGAGCCCATTTCGCAACGCTCAAAGCAGGAACTCCAGGAAACACTTATTTTGCCTGTTGCCCCCGACCTTATGGAAGAAGCCTATAAACAGGAGGCAAAGAAAAAAATTGAAAAGCTTTGGGTTACAGGAGAGATTTCCAAAGAACAAAAGTTCACTTTTTTTAGCGCCCTGGAAGAAAATAATCACTCCTTTCTACCAGGATTATATTACGAGAAACCAGCCACTCTGGAGCACTTCTTAACAGACAAAACTTATTTTTTACTTGTTGATGGGGCAAATTTTCGTTCACGTCTGGACGAAGCTTACTGGTCCTGGCAGGAGTGGGCTGATACGGTTGAGTTGCCTTTGCGTGAGATCGTCCATGCCCCGGCCCATGTTCATACTGTCTGGGAAAAAAGACCCCGGGTTTTTTTTGACAGCCTGGTTATGGGCCAGAAAACAGAACAGGCTTATATTGAGCTTCCGGAAAAGAAAGTCACATCTTTTTTTGATCTCTTCTGGAAGCCAGAGCATAAGGCCAGACCCTGGTCTGCCTTGCTCCAGGCTCTAAAAGAGTGGAAAGAAACATATAACCAAGTCATACTTTCCTTTCATAATCAAAAGTCCAGACAAAAATTTTTACAGCTAATTGCCGAAGAAAAAATTTTTCCAGTCACAAATTATACTCCACAAAAAAAAGGTTTGTTTGCTCTGGTTTCCAATCTTTCTCAGGGCATGGTTCTGGAGTGGAACCACATCCTGATTTTGGCAGAAGATGTTCTCCAACCAGACAAAGGACAGCGTCCCAAGAGGAGAGCAGTAGATTTCAAGGGACTGACCAGTTTTGAAGAGATTGCTGAGAATGATCTGCTGGTACACAGAGACTATGGGTTAGCCCGGTTTGGGGGCCTAAAACGGATTAAGGTTGGATCAGTAGCCAATGATTATCTTCTTCTCTTATATGCAGGAGGCGATAAACTATACCTTCCTGTGGATCGATTGAATCTTGTTCAAAAATACAAAGGGCCGGAAGGGATTAGCCCTGGCTTGGATAAACTCGGTGGTTCGGGATGGCAAAAAACTAAAGATCGTGTTCGTAAGGCAATTGCCAAGATAGCTCGTGATCTTGTCAACATGTATGCCTATCGCAAGGTGGCAAAAGGATTTAGCTATGGTGCTCCAAGTGAACTTTACTTTGAATTCGAGGCCAGTTTTGGTTTTGATGAAACTCCTGATCAGGAAAAGGCTATCAAAGAGGTTCTGGCCGATATGGAACGCCCCGAGCCTATGGATCGTCTAGTTTGTGGAGATGTGGGGTTTGGCAAGACAGAAGTAGCCATGCGCGCGGCATTTCGGGCTGTAATAGATGGTAAACAGGTGGCTTTGCTTTGCCCAACCACAGTTCTAGCTGAGCAACATTACCAGAATTTTCGGCAGAGAATGGAAGATTTTGGCGTTAAAGTTGCCATGTTGAGCAGGTTTGTCCCCAAAGCAAGACAAAAGCTTATTGTTCAAGCAGCGAAAAGAGGAGAAATAGATATCTTAATCGGAACACATCGTCTTTTATCCGGGGATGTGTTTCTGCCTAAATTGTCTTTACTTATTTTGGACGAAGAACAACGCTTTGGAGTCAAGCACAAAGAAAAATTAAAAAAGCTTCGCCAGAATATTGATGTTCTAACCTTAACGGCAACTCCCATTCCCCGGACATTGCAGCTTTCATTGTCCGGAATCAGAACACTAAGTGTTATAGAAACTCCGCCTGCTGAACGCAAACCGGTGCAGACCGCAATTATAGAGCGCGATCCGAAATTTTTGAAGGAAGTACTCCTCCGGGAACTTGAGCGAGGAGGACAGGTCTTTTGGGTCTATAATCGTGTCCAGGGGCTTGATCAGGTCGTTAATTTTGTGAGTCAACTAGCTCCGGAAGCCAGAGTAGCCAAAGCCCATGGCCAGATGCCGGAAAAGGACCTGGAAGAGACTATGCACAGGTTCTGGCACCAGGAAGTCGATATTTTGGTCTGCACGTCTATTATCGAATCCGGCCTTGATTTTCCTAAAGCCAACACATTGATTGTGGATCAAGCCCAGTTGTTCGGTTTGGGCCAATTATATCAATTACGAGGCAGGGTTGGACGCTCTGGCGAGCAGGCCTATGCCTATTTTATAGTTCCTGCTCTTGACCGGCTTTCAGAACAGGCTAGGAAAAGAATGCAAATTATTTTGGAGATGGACTATTTAGGAGCTGGGTTCCAGATAGCCATGCAAGATCTGCGGTTGCGCGGGGCAGGAAATATTCTTGGCGAGGCTCAGTCTGGCCATATAGGTAAGGTTGGTCTGGATCTTTTTCTGGAAATGCTTGATGAGGAGGTGCGTAAGCTTAAGGGAGAATCTAGGATCAGGGAAGTTGAACCGGAACTGAATATTGGTTTTACTGCCCATATACCTGAAGAGTATATAATTGATAGTAGTGAAAGACTTAAATATTATAAGATGTTGTCTTCTTGCACTACAGAGCGGGATTTTGACGAGATAAAGGCGGAAATCCGGGATCGTTTCGGCAAGATACCAGCGGAATTGGAAACTTTTATCCAGGTGCTCAAAGTTAAACAAAAACTTTCACTTTTAGGTATAATCAGAGCAGAACTTTTCGAGCAGAAATTGGTTTTGTCCTGGCCAGAAGATATGCAGAAGATTAACCCTCTGGCTCTGGTTAAGTGGATCGAGGAGAATCAGAAAGTGGCCCGCTTACTACCTCCGGCAAAATTGGAGTTGCGTTTAAGGTCTGATCAATCTATTGCCGAAGCATTGGATACAGCAGCGACAAAATTGGACGAGTTGGTTAGTTTGATAAATGAGTGA
- a CDS encoding chemotaxis protein CheW: protein MTEELRKKDVELLQLVTFNIGDEEFGVEILKVQEIIRMLEITRVPKAPDFVEGVINLRGKVIPIIDLRKRFGMDSKVHDKNTRIIVIEINNMIVGFIVDSVSEVLRIPADTVEPPPPVVAGLDSEYISGVGKLDDRLLILLDLDRLLSREEKDVLSQV from the coding sequence ATGACTGAAGAATTGAGAAAAAAAGATGTTGAGCTTTTACAATTAGTCACCTTTAATATCGGGGATGAAGAGTTTGGTGTAGAAATCCTTAAGGTACAGGAAATTATCCGTATGTTGGAGATAACCAGAGTACCCAAAGCCCCTGATTTTGTGGAAGGAGTGATTAATTTGAGGGGTAAAGTCATCCCCATCATTGATTTGCGCAAAAGGTTTGGGATGGATTCAAAGGTGCACGATAAGAACACTCGAATTATTGTCATCGAGATCAATAACATGATCGTAGGTTTTATCGTAGATTCAGTATCTGAAGTTTTACGTATTCCTGCTGATACTGTTGAGCCGCCCCCACCAGTAGTGGCCGGTCTGGATTCTGAATATATTAGTGGTGTTGGCAAGCTGGATGATAGGTTGTTGATCCTTCTGGACTTGGACCGTCTGCTCAGCCGTGAGGAGAAGGATGTTTTAAGCCAAGTTTAG
- a CDS encoding RNA recognition motif domain-containing protein, whose protein sequence is MSKNLYVGNLPWKATEQELHDLFSQYGQVNSVKIISDRETGRSRGFGFVEMEDGGDEAMQTLNGAEFGGRNIRVNEARPRQERRQAW, encoded by the coding sequence ATGTCTAAGAATTTGTATGTTGGAAATTTACCTTGGAAGGCAACTGAGCAGGAATTGCACGATTTGTTTTCTCAGTATGGTCAGGTCAACTCAGTAAAAATCATCTCTGATCGCGAAACCGGTCGCTCCCGCGGTTTTGGTTTTGTGGAAATGGAAGATGGTGGAGATGAGGCCATGCAAACCCTTAATGGTGCAGAGTTCGGTGGCCGAAATATTAGGGTCAACGAGGCTAGACCAAGACAGGAAAGAAGACAGGCCTGGTAA
- a CDS encoding methyl-accepting chemotaxis protein, translating into MKLGHKLFIPLILSVVILGGIGYWVVHGELKEMQSYFSNKFAQNKAQELDHSIEILGRQALRQAALFASLPGVVQAFEKAHEGNINDENDPNAQEARQMLRRLLKDNLSSFKEITGTSFKLHYHLPNGRSLVRLWRKKQSKKNGVWVDISDDISSFRQTVLDVNQSGKPVYGIELGRGGFVIRGLAPVKSNGKQLGSVEVLLDFNPLLKAASEGDGQVVLLYMNADKLHITQRLQDSKKYPVIDNEFVLVSGSKGKQYESLININLLHQGRRGLYLEQQGNTALAAFPVKDYKGNQIGVFVYAYDNKAITGSITSVSITIGLTLLALMLLPGIVNCLLTSIFVTRPINKVVATIKDITEDRANLTDHIQVRTRDEIGLLATWFNKLMDKIYGMMCNIEYYRYIIEAIPDPVFAVDQDYNILLANKAVARVAGENTGESLKGRKCRDIFNTKVCGTNKCPIDQVKVAQGSTEAEIIEMNIDGQKKFIKPFADILRDCDGKVIGYVEVARDVTDLVMKERELKKNLEQIERINLEVREVAFKVADTTTEISEQVEHVAEGAQIQRERVTETASAMEEMNAAVLEVAKNASNASLQVNQSREKAEQGANIVSDVVQAISEVHKLTNILKKNMDKLGSQAESIGQVMNVISDIADQTNLLALNAAIEAARAGEAGRGFAVVADEVRKLAEKTMVATKEVGEAIEAIQTGTRKNIDNTDLAAQAVQKAKELANLSGESLREIVVLVQDSSSQVGNIATAAEEQSATSEEINRAIEQISRISSETAEGMRFSAKALNNLLELAEKLRQIVDTKVDK; encoded by the coding sequence ATGAAACTAGGGCATAAATTATTTATTCCCTTAATCTTGTCCGTGGTTATTTTAGGCGGGATAGGTTATTGGGTTGTTCATGGCGAATTAAAAGAAATGCAAAGCTATTTTTCAAATAAATTTGCCCAGAATAAGGCCCAGGAACTAGACCATAGTATTGAAATTTTAGGCCGTCAGGCCTTAAGGCAGGCAGCTTTGTTTGCATCTTTGCCCGGGGTGGTTCAAGCCTTTGAAAAGGCCCATGAAGGGAATATCAATGATGAAAATGATCCTAATGCCCAGGAAGCCAGGCAAATGCTGCGCCGACTCTTAAAGGATAATTTAAGTAGCTTTAAAGAGATAACCGGTACATCTTTTAAATTGCATTATCATTTGCCTAATGGTCGGAGCCTCGTCCGGTTGTGGAGGAAAAAACAGAGCAAGAAAAACGGAGTCTGGGTAGATATATCAGATGATATTTCTTCATTTCGTCAGACTGTCTTGGATGTTAACCAGTCGGGAAAACCAGTTTATGGTATTGAACTTGGCCGTGGAGGATTTGTCATTCGCGGCCTGGCCCCTGTTAAGTCAAACGGGAAACAATTGGGTTCGGTAGAGGTCCTTTTGGACTTTAACCCCTTACTTAAGGCTGCTTCAGAAGGAGATGGTCAGGTAGTTCTGTTATATATGAATGCAGACAAACTGCATATTACGCAACGCTTGCAGGATTCCAAAAAATATCCGGTCATTGATAACGAGTTTGTGTTGGTTTCTGGATCTAAGGGCAAACAGTATGAATCCTTGATTAATATTAATCTTTTGCACCAAGGTAGAAGGGGGCTTTATCTGGAACAGCAAGGAAATACTGCCTTGGCTGCATTTCCAGTAAAGGATTACAAGGGCAATCAGATTGGTGTTTTTGTCTATGCTTATGATAATAAGGCCATAACCGGATCAATTACTTCTGTCTCCATAACCATTGGTTTGACCCTGTTGGCATTGATGCTCTTGCCTGGTATTGTAAATTGTCTGCTTACCTCTATATTTGTCACCAGGCCTATCAACAAGGTTGTCGCTACAATTAAAGACATTACTGAAGATAGAGCGAATTTGACGGATCATATTCAGGTCAGGACCAGGGATGAAATTGGCCTTTTGGCCACTTGGTTTAATAAATTAATGGATAAGATTTACGGTATGATGTGTAATATTGAGTACTATCGTTATATCATTGAAGCTATCCCTGATCCGGTATTTGCGGTGGACCAAGACTATAATATTCTCCTGGCTAACAAAGCAGTAGCCAGGGTAGCGGGGGAAAACACTGGTGAAAGTTTAAAAGGAAGGAAGTGTAGAGATATTTTTAATACGAAGGTTTGTGGCACGAACAAGTGTCCTATTGATCAGGTCAAGGTTGCTCAAGGTTCTACTGAAGCTGAAATAATTGAAATGAATATTGATGGCCAAAAGAAGTTTATAAAACCTTTTGCAGATATCTTGCGTGACTGTGATGGCAAGGTGATTGGTTACGTGGAAGTGGCTCGGGATGTCACAGACTTGGTCATGAAGGAAAGAGAATTAAAGAAAAACTTGGAACAGATTGAGCGGATAAACCTGGAAGTGCGCGAAGTGGCTTTTAAAGTAGCAGATACGACCACCGAGATTTCCGAGCAGGTTGAACACGTGGCCGAAGGAGCTCAGATACAAAGAGAAAGAGTTACGGAAACAGCCTCAGCCATGGAGGAAATGAATGCTGCAGTTTTGGAAGTGGCTAAAAATGCATCCAATGCATCTCTACAGGTGAACCAAAGCCGGGAAAAGGCAGAACAGGGGGCCAATATTGTGTCTGATGTGGTTCAGGCGATTTCCGAGGTGCACAAACTAACTAATATACTCAAAAAGAATATGGACAAATTGGGTTCTCAAGCAGAATCCATTGGTCAAGTAATGAATGTAATTTCTGATATTGCTGACCAAACTAATCTTTTGGCTTTAAATGCAGCCATTGAAGCGGCTCGTGCCGGGGAGGCTGGGCGTGGATTTGCTGTAGTTGCTGACGAGGTGCGCAAGCTGGCAGAAAAAACAATGGTCGCGACAAAGGAAGTAGGTGAGGCTATTGAAGCTATTCAGACTGGAACTCGTAAAAATATAGACAATACCGATCTGGCTGCTCAGGCTGTACAAAAGGCCAAGGAACTAGCCAATCTTTCAGGAGAATCATTAAGGGAAATCGTGGTTCTGGTCCAAGACTCCAGTTCCCAAGTTGGTAACATTGCCACAGCTGCAGAAGAACAGTCAGCCACCAGTGAAGAAATTAATAGGGCCATTGAGCAAATTAGCCGTATTTCTTCAGAAACAGCAGAGGGAATGAGGTTTTCCGCCAAGGCACTGAATAATCTGCTTGAGTTAGCTGAAAAGTTGAGACAGATTGTGGACACCAAAGTTGATAAGTGA
- a CDS encoding ABC transporter substrate-binding protein, translating into MFPKKIMLAVMLMLFSTPAKAQDLVFIVASYHQDDPCEKLQYAGVISALKRSMSQELKICSYYLDSKRLSQDKVNKKINEVLSAIDKEKPKVIIALDDLAFSVIAPKVIGYEDTFLVFSGINRSLEEYNAKLHFLQGDKPIKNITGVYECLFMRKQMELLDLILERPSKVALIYSTDYMGQIAKSQVLRELGNSEYKDRIELFPVTTMKELEAAIQTIASRPDIQAYIPLILSVSPKYPRKKHYKQTIEGVAPLLTSKIKKIDLTPNKLFTELGFFGGYSVDFFQMGHQAGLLAVRLLESHPISSLLIENSKNYKIIVNKKRVKELGMRLNDEVLSLVDEFIQ; encoded by the coding sequence ATGTTCCCCAAAAAAATAATGCTGGCAGTAATGCTCATGCTCTTCTCTACTCCGGCCAAGGCCCAAGATTTGGTCTTCATTGTTGCCAGTTATCACCAAGACGATCCCTGCGAAAAATTACAATATGCGGGAGTAATCAGCGCCTTGAAAAGAAGTATGTCTCAGGAGTTAAAAATTTGCTCATATTATCTGGACTCTAAACGACTCTCTCAGGACAAGGTAAATAAAAAGATAAATGAGGTGTTATCAGCAATTGATAAGGAAAAACCTAAAGTAATTATTGCCTTGGACGATCTGGCCTTTAGTGTAATTGCGCCAAAAGTTATTGGCTATGAGGATACATTCCTTGTCTTTTCTGGCATTAACAGGTCGTTGGAAGAATACAATGCAAAACTACATTTTTTGCAAGGAGATAAACCAATCAAAAATATTACCGGGGTTTATGAATGTCTGTTCATGCGGAAACAAATGGAACTCCTGGACTTGATCTTAGAACGACCTTCCAAAGTAGCTCTTATTTATTCTACAGATTACATGGGTCAGATTGCAAAATCTCAGGTCTTGAGGGAATTGGGCAATAGCGAGTATAAAGACAGGATAGAACTTTTCCCCGTAACAACTATGAAAGAACTGGAAGCCGCTATTCAGACAATTGCCTCCCGGCCGGACATTCAAGCTTATATTCCTCTTATCCTTAGCGTATCGCCTAAATATCCAAGAAAAAAACATTATAAGCAAACCATAGAAGGAGTTGCCCCTTTATTAACCTCTAAAATAAAAAAAATAGATCTCACTCCGAATAAACTTTTTACAGAGTTAGGTTTTTTTGGAGGATATAGTGTTGATTTTTTTCAAATGGGTCACCAGGCAGGTCTGCTTGCTGTCAGGCTGTTAGAATCCCATCCCATCTCCAGCTTGCTGATTGAAAATTCCAAAAATTATAAAATTATTGTTAATAAAAAAAGGGTTAAGGAACTTGGGATGCGTTTGAATGATGAAGTATTAAGTTTGGTGGATGAGTTTATACAATGA